One Streptomyces sp. B21-105 genomic region harbors:
- a CDS encoding LacI family DNA-binding transcriptional regulator, whose amino-acid sequence MADVARLAGVSSQTVSRVSNGYAGVNEGTRRQVLEAMKELGYRPNSAARALKRGEFRTIGVITFTLSTTGNVRTLEAIATSAAEEGYAVTLLPVAVPTSDEVRGAFSRLEELAVDAVIVIMEVHLLDAATVKLPPHVQVVVVDSDAGDHYTVVDTDQAGGTRTAVQHLLDLGHRTVWHLGGPEGSFAAQRRADAWRAALTEAGRPAPPLVRGDWSAESGYRAGLELAAHGECTAVFAANDQMALGLLRALHESGRRVPEDVSVIGFDDIPEASSFLPPLTTLHQDFAEVGRLCVRAVLRKMRPDGAEHGTTLVPTRLVHRQSTAPPPGSD is encoded by the coding sequence ATGGCGGACGTCGCGCGGCTCGCGGGGGTGTCCTCGCAGACGGTGTCCCGGGTCTCCAACGGGTATGCCGGGGTGAACGAGGGGACCCGGCGGCAGGTGCTCGAGGCCATGAAGGAACTCGGCTACCGGCCCAACAGCGCCGCCCGGGCCCTCAAGCGCGGGGAGTTCCGCACCATAGGCGTCATCACGTTCACGCTGTCCACCACCGGCAATGTGCGCACCCTGGAGGCGATCGCCACCTCGGCCGCCGAAGAGGGCTACGCGGTGACGCTGCTCCCGGTGGCCGTGCCCACCTCCGACGAGGTGCGCGGCGCCTTCTCCCGGCTGGAGGAACTGGCCGTCGACGCGGTGATCGTCATCATGGAGGTGCACCTGCTCGACGCGGCGACCGTCAAACTCCCGCCGCACGTCCAGGTCGTCGTGGTGGACTCCGACGCCGGCGACCACTACACCGTCGTCGACACCGACCAGGCCGGCGGCACCCGCACCGCCGTCCAGCACCTCCTCGACCTCGGCCACCGCACCGTCTGGCACCTCGGCGGGCCCGAGGGCTCGTTCGCCGCGCAACGCCGCGCGGACGCCTGGCGCGCCGCCCTCACCGAGGCGGGCCGCCCGGCCCCGCCCCTGGTCCGCGGCGACTGGTCGGCGGAGTCCGGCTACCGGGCCGGCCTCGAACTCGCGGCCCATGGGGAGTGCACGGCCGTCTTCGCGGCCAACGACCAGATGGCCCTGGGTCTGCTGCGCGCCCTGCACGAAAGCGGCCGCCGGGTGCCCGAGGACGTCAGCGTCATCGGTTTCGACGACATCCCCGAGGCGAGCTCCTTCCTGCCCCCGCTCACCACCCTGCACCAGGACTTCGCCGAGGTGGGCCGGCTGTGCGTCCGGGCCGTGCTGCGCAAGATGCGCCCGGACGGCGCCGAACACGGCACCACGCTCGTGCCGACGCGGCTCGTGCACCGGCAGAGCACGGCCCCGCCGCCCGGGTCGGACTGA
- a CDS encoding lysophospholipid acyltransferase family protein: MFSRAVIALTPLFGRLTVTSEIKLRLPAGSIFVANHDSLADPAVVMAALRRFELEPVVMATAGLWRVPLLGRALSRAGHIPVHRRTAHAALALDAAAEALAGGRHVLLYGEGGLPRRRDAAATAPEPFRTGLARLAQATGALVVPVGHAGARRIASGSAAKQLAGTLTAPVRRPHCHVHLGAPLRLPAETERGTTAARLAVTTAWRTAARAVGEHPR, encoded by the coding sequence GTGTTCAGCCGTGCCGTCATCGCCCTGACGCCGCTCTTCGGGCGGCTCACCGTCACCAGCGAGATCAAGCTGCGGCTGCCCGCGGGCAGCATCTTCGTGGCCAACCACGACTCCCTCGCCGACCCCGCCGTCGTCATGGCCGCCCTGCGGCGGTTCGAACTGGAGCCGGTGGTCATGGCGACCGCGGGGCTGTGGCGCGTACCGCTGCTCGGCCGGGCGCTGTCCCGGGCGGGGCACATCCCGGTACACCGCCGCACGGCGCACGCGGCGCTGGCTCTCGACGCCGCCGCGGAGGCGCTGGCGGGCGGGCGACACGTGCTGCTGTACGGCGAGGGCGGGCTGCCGCGCCGCAGGGACGCCGCGGCGACCGCGCCCGAACCGTTCCGCACCGGGCTGGCCCGGCTGGCGCAGGCGACCGGCGCCCTGGTGGTGCCGGTGGGCCACGCGGGTGCCCGGCGCATCGCCTCCGGCTCGGCCGCGAAGCAGCTGGCGGGCACGTTGACGGCGCCGGTGCGGCGCCCGCACTGCCACGTCCACCTGGGCGCGCCGCTGCGGCTGCCCGCGGAGACGGAGCGCGGTACGACGGCCGCCCGGCTCGCCGTCACGACGGCCTGGCGCACCGCGGCCCGGGCCGTGGGCGAGCACCCGAGGTGA
- the pgm gene encoding phosphoglucomutase (alpha-D-glucose-1,6-bisphosphate-dependent), with the protein MQHERAGQAAGPEDLVDVARLVTAYYALHPDPADPAQRVTFGTSGHRGSSLNTAFNEDHIAATSQAICEYRAAQGTDGPLFLGADSHALSEPARVTALEVFAANGVTVLIDSADGYTPTPAVSHAILTHNRGRTAALADGVVVTPSHNPPADGGFKYNPPSGGPAGSDATSWIQDRANEIIGAGLKDVRRVPYTRALAAPTTQRYDFLGAYVADLPGVLDLDAIRAAGVRIGADPLGGASVAYWGRIAEQHRLDLTVVNPLTDPTWRFMTLDWDGKIRMDCSSPYAMASLIGRRDRFDIATGNDADADRHGIVTPDAGLMNPNHYLAAAIAYLYAHREQWPASAGIGKTLVSSSMIDRVAGDLGRRLVEVPVGFKWFVDGLVDGSLGFGGEESAGASFLRRDGSVWTTDKDGLILALLASEITAVTGKTPSEHYAALTDRFGAPAYARIDAPATREEKALLGRLSPAQVAADSLAGEAVTGVLTEAPGNGASIGGIKVTTENAWFAARPSGTEDVYKIYAESFLGPDHLRRVQEEAKDVVDAALGG; encoded by the coding sequence ATGCAGCACGAGCGAGCGGGCCAGGCGGCCGGCCCCGAGGATCTCGTCGACGTCGCCCGGCTGGTCACCGCGTACTACGCGCTGCACCCCGACCCGGCCGATCCGGCGCAGCGCGTAACGTTCGGCACCTCCGGGCACCGCGGGTCGTCGCTGAACACCGCGTTCAACGAGGACCACATCGCGGCCACCAGCCAGGCCATCTGCGAGTACCGGGCCGCGCAGGGCACCGACGGTCCCCTCTTCCTCGGCGCCGACAGCCACGCCCTGTCGGAGCCGGCCCGGGTCACCGCTCTCGAGGTGTTCGCGGCGAACGGCGTGACCGTGCTCATCGACAGCGCCGACGGCTACACGCCCACGCCCGCCGTCTCGCACGCCATCCTGACCCACAACCGGGGGCGCACCGCCGCTCTCGCCGACGGCGTCGTGGTCACCCCCTCGCACAACCCGCCCGCCGACGGCGGCTTCAAGTACAACCCGCCGAGCGGCGGGCCCGCGGGCTCCGACGCCACCTCCTGGATCCAGGACCGGGCCAACGAGATCATCGGCGCCGGCCTGAAGGACGTCCGGCGCGTCCCCTACACGCGGGCCCTCGCCGCACCCACGACGCAGCGGTACGACTTCCTCGGCGCGTACGTCGCCGATCTGCCCGGCGTCCTCGACCTGGACGCGATCCGCGCCGCCGGCGTGCGCATCGGCGCCGACCCGCTGGGCGGGGCCTCGGTCGCCTACTGGGGCAGGATCGCCGAGCAGCACCGCCTCGACCTCACCGTGGTCAATCCGCTCACCGACCCGACCTGGCGATTCATGACGCTGGACTGGGACGGCAAGATCCGCATGGACTGCTCGTCGCCGTACGCGATGGCCTCCCTCATCGGCCGCCGCGACCGCTTCGACATCGCCACAGGCAACGACGCGGACGCCGACCGGCACGGGATCGTCACCCCCGACGCGGGCCTGATGAACCCCAACCACTATCTGGCCGCGGCCATCGCCTACCTCTACGCGCACCGCGAGCAGTGGCCCGCGAGTGCGGGCATCGGCAAGACGCTGGTGTCGTCCTCCATGATCGACCGCGTCGCCGGCGACCTCGGACGCCGGCTGGTCGAGGTGCCCGTCGGCTTCAAGTGGTTCGTGGACGGCCTGGTGGACGGTTCACTCGGCTTCGGCGGAGAGGAGTCCGCGGGCGCGTCCTTCCTGCGCCGCGACGGCTCCGTCTGGACGACCGACAAGGACGGCCTCATCCTCGCCCTGCTGGCCTCCGAGATCACGGCGGTGACCGGCAAGACCCCTTCCGAGCACTACGCCGCGCTCACCGACCGCTTCGGCGCTCCCGCCTACGCCCGCATCGACGCCCCGGCCACCCGGGAGGAGAAGGCGCTGCTCGGCAGGCTGTCGCCCGCCCAGGTCGCCGCCGACTCTCTGGCCGGCGAGGCGGTCACCGGCGTGCTCACCGAGGCGCCCGGCAACGGCGCGTCCATCGGCGGCATCAAGGTGACCACCGAGAACGCCTGGTTCGCGGCCCGCCCGTCGGGGACCGAGGACGTCTACAAGATCTACGCCGAGTCCTTCCTCGGCCCCGACCACCTGCGCCGGGTCCAGGAGGAGGCCAAGGACGTGGTCGACGCGGCACTGGGCGGCTGA